Proteins encoded in a region of the Cydia pomonella isolate Wapato2018A chromosome 3, ilCydPomo1, whole genome shotgun sequence genome:
- the LOC133515752 gene encoding FAST kinase domain-containing protein 4 yields the protein MLKFSGSVIWRLGSRATLRQYSSAGATVVKTDKLEVDGSLPNKNAQTAEHDKDNKSGLVAAAFATLNSPETDEPKRPSPKSVKQSRTQQMDMQIVKATDINGLLSVAENPVVSRRHALKMVSVLSDWSTSNKVKITDFEKDPRFLKLCRILARTSTTQAMSSLNMADDLSTVLGITGDDEAARLIANLTLPQMVKVMRALHQKGRRSTPLLRALSYNITRQADTIDLKKSADLLFSMATLNFPDPLLLDRICKDVIDCLPANKDKPAVVNSIIVSLGLLKYRHEPALTAITEWIQTHMQACRAGDIASAVITLATVDFVPPNSEKLFKAAESLKEEEMAKSSAWLDLVFALLTLNKAQPHQLVSTIQPEFIDKLLSLGEILIPSRRKLMAIDAFLQLTAPPAGPPSPPAPPAPRLPPDVAVGVPLVYTKEKTLYVHSIMDTFRSLVSADAFMKRECNSGMGFLYDAEFAIDSKCHPVPLEKAANDKSVFRIAVLALDYHDLARKTAAPLGIYQLYTRMLQLKGFKALQIPYTEFNPRDKLVTRVQYIEKRLKEIISDKSAS from the exons ATGCTTAAATTCAGTGGGAGTGTAATTTGGAGGTTAGGAAGTCGAGCGACCCTGAGGCAGTACTCCAGTGCCGGAGCCACAGTCGTGAAGACTGACAAGCTGGAAGTTGACGGAagtttacctaataaaaatgcCCAAACTGCAGAACATGATAAGGACAACAAGTCAG GTTTAGTAGCAGCGGCATTCGCCACATTAAATTCTCCAGAGACTGATGAGCCGAAGCGGCCCAGCCCCAAGTCAGTGAAACAGAGCCGCACGCAGCAGATGGACATGCAGATTGTGAAGGCTACGGACATTAACGGCTTGTTATCTGTAGCCGAGAACCCTGTTGTATCAAGGAGGCATGCTTTGAAG ATGGTATCAGTCCTATCAGACTGGTCCACATCTAACAAAGTGAAGATCACAGACTTTGAGAAGGACCCTCGCTTCCTGAAACTATGTCGGATCCTGGCACGCACCAGCACTACTCAAGCTATGAGCTCTCTAAACATGGCTGACGATCTGAGCACTGTGCTTGGCATCACAGGGGATGATGAGGCGGCTAGGCTGATTGCTAATCTCACACTACCACAGATGGTTAAG GTGATGCGAGCTCTCCATCAAAAAGGCCGCCGCAGCACGCCCCTGCTCCGAGCGCTATCGTACAACATAACGCGCCAGGCCGACACCATAGACCTTAAGAAATCTGCCGATCTGCTGTTCTCTATGGCCACACTCAACTTTCCCGATCCATTATTATTGGATAGAATTTGCAA AGATGTAATCGACTGCCTACCGGCCAACAAAGATAAGCCAGCAGTCGTCAATTCCATTATAGTATCCCTCGGCCTTCTGAAATACCGTCACGAGCCAGCCCTCACAGCGATCACAGAGTGGATACAAACACATATGCAAGCATGTCGTGCGGGGGACATAGCATCCGCAGTTATAACGTTAGCTACCGTGGATTTTGTTCCGCCGAATAGCGAAAAGTTGTTCAAA GCGGCAGAATCCTTAAAAGAAGAAGAGATGGCCAAGTCGTCCGCGTGGCTGGACCTCGTGTTTGCCCTGCTCACACTCAACAAGGCGCAGCCGCACCAACTGGTGTCGACGATTCAGCCGGAATTCATCGATAAATTGCTGTCGCTAGGCG AAATCCTCATCCCCTCCCGGCGCAAGCTGATGGCCATCGACGCCTTCCTGCAGCTGACCGCTCCCCCCGCGGGCCCCCCCTCGCCCCCCGCTCCCCCCGCGCCGCGCCTCCCCCCCGACGTGGCCGTCGGCGTGCCCCTGGTGTACACGAAGGAGAAGACGCTCTACGTGCACTCCATCATGGACACCTTCAGAAGTCTGGTGTCTGCTGATGCGTTTATGAAGCGGGAATGTAATAGCGGCATGGGATTTCTGTATG ACGCGGAGTTTGCGATAGATTCAAAATGTCACCCAGTACCATTAGAGAAAGCAGCAAATGACAAAAG TGTATTCAGGATAGCGGTGCTGGCCCTGGACTACCACGACCTCGCCAGGAAGACAGCGGCGCCCCTCGGCATCTACCAGCTCTACACCAGGATGTTACAACTTAAG GGCTTCAAAGCGCTACAGATTCCATACACTGAGTTCAACCCGCGCGACAAACTCGTCACGCGAGTCCAATACATCGAGAAGCGACTAAAGGAGATtattagcgataagtccgcctcaTAG
- the LOC133515753 gene encoding putative carbonic anhydrase 3, translating to MLWLYIFSLAIKIAVTAKSSGSAHNSIPINRLYTSSTSTVRNSHEHRPVKLSIEPERVRNEWRYDNATYWPGRLCRDGVGKRQSPINIKTELVVPDSGKEFIKYGPLRLHGYQSVLVSGVNNGRTIQFTMEGDEAMHPTLTGGPLRYLYRLEQLHFHWLSEHAVNGYKYPMEIHFVHIRADLSTSEALRKRDGIAIIAVFGNIKSEIENDETFMASEMMEEVVRQLPLLNQYGDRLSGIVMNMSKLLTASQQSYVTYSGSLTSPECNEVVTWIILDNPVFMTYGQYKDFSDLAKTRYNFRSLQDSNITVYRPTTRLPTPMIFGVFANMFNYVASFFKNMNRMINNEPVKTQY from the exons AAATCGCCGTGACTGCGAAGAGCTCAGGCAGCGCCCATAACAGTATCCCCATAAACAGACTATACACCTCCAGTACCTCCACCGTCCGTAATTCACACGAACATCGTCCTGTCAAGTTGTCCATAGAACCCGAGCGAGTGCGGAACGAATGGCGGTATGACA ATGCTACCTACTGGCCAGGCCGCCTCTGCCGCGATGGAGTAGGAAAGCGCCAATCCCCCATCAACATCAAAACAGAGTTGGTAGTCCCTGACTCGGGGAAAGAGTTCATCAAGTACGGGCCGCTACGGCTGCATGGGTACCAGAGCGTGCTGGTTTCTGGAGTCAACAACGGACGGACGA TCCAATTCACAATGGAAGGCGATGAAGCCATGCACCCGACATTGACCGGGGGCCCACTGCGGTACCTCTATCGACTCGAGCAGCTGCACTTCCATTGGCTGTCTGAGCATGCCGTCAACGGATACAA GTATCCCATGGAGATCCACTTTGTCCACATCCGGGCTGACCTTTCCACAAGTGAGGCTCTGCGGAAGCGAGACGGCATTGCCATAATTGCTGTATTTGGAAAT ATAAAGTCGGAGATAGAGAACGACGAAACCTTTATGGCGAGTGAAATGATGGAGGAGGTCGTCAGACAGCTGCCGCTGCTGAACCAGTACGGCGACCGGCTCAGCGGGATCGTGATGAACATGTC GAAGCTGCTAACAGCGAGCCAGCAGTCGTACGTGACGTACTCCGGGTCACTGACGTCACCGGAGTGCAACGAGGTGGTCACGTGGATCATACTGGACAACCCCGTCTTCATGACTTACGGACAG TACAAAGACTTCTCAGACCTAGCCAAGACCCGCTACAACTTCCGCAGTCTCCAAGACTCCAACATCACGGTGTACCGACCGACCACGAGGTTACCAACACCAATGATCTTCGGCGTCTTCGCCAACATGTTCAATTATGTTGCTAGCTTCTTCAAAAACATGAATAG GATGATAAACAACGAGCCAGTTAAAACACAATATTAG